The following are encoded in a window of Posidoniimonas polymericola genomic DNA:
- the gspG gene encoding type II secretion system major pseudopilin GspG — protein sequence MQRSNHKRRHGAGFTLIEVLLVLVILVVIGSIAASTFMGAQEGANEDAARTQVGMFTSAIDMYRFHTKHYPEKLEELIDKPSDKTLAERWRGPYLNKSTMPVDPWDNEYKIAQPGKHNPDTYDVWSMGPDGDDQSDDDIGNWEK from the coding sequence ATGCAACGGAGCAATCACAAGCGTCGCCACGGCGCCGGCTTCACGCTGATCGAGGTCCTGCTGGTGCTGGTGATCCTGGTGGTCATCGGCTCGATCGCCGCGTCGACCTTTATGGGCGCGCAGGAAGGCGCCAACGAGGACGCCGCCCGCACACAGGTCGGCATGTTCACCAGCGCGATCGACATGTACCGCTTCCACACCAAGCACTACCCCGAGAAGCTCGAGGAGCTGATCGACAAGCCGAGTGACAAGACGCTCGCCGAGCGGTGGCGCGGCCCGTACCTCAACAAGTCGACCATGCCGGTCGACCCATGGGACAACGAGTATAAGATCGCCCAGCCCGGCAAGCACAACCCCGACACGTACGACGTCTGGTCGATGGGCCCGGACGGCGACGACCAGTCCGATGACGACATCGGCAACTGGGAGAAGTAG
- a CDS encoding type IV pilus modification PilV family protein, whose amino-acid sequence MPRPAPSHSGCVRPGFTLLEVIIALGILGFSMAVLTEVSRLSLMNSRQAARETEAAIVAQSVLAELESGSAELADFSAEWNPTQLGEPAWRYEVRIEQTSVQGMVLARVLVTELDPGDEAPTTFQLIRWFQDQEYLELLESQAENEAAAS is encoded by the coding sequence ATGCCCCGCCCTGCCCCCTCCCACAGCGGCTGCGTGCGCCCAGGTTTCACGCTGCTGGAAGTGATCATCGCACTCGGCATCCTCGGGTTCTCGATGGCGGTGCTCACGGAAGTGTCGCGGCTGTCGCTGATGAACTCGCGGCAGGCCGCCCGCGAGACCGAGGCCGCGATCGTCGCCCAATCGGTGCTGGCGGAACTAGAGTCTGGCTCCGCCGAGCTGGCCGACTTCTCGGCGGAGTGGAACCCGACGCAGCTCGGCGAGCCGGCCTGGCGGTACGAGGTTCGGATCGAGCAGACCAGCGTCCAGGGCATGGTGCTGGCGCGGGTGCTGGTCACCGAGCTCGACCCGGGCGACGAGGCCCCCACCACCTTTCAGCTTATTCGCTGGTTCCAAGACCAGGAGTACCTCGAGCTGCTCGAGAGCCAGGCCGAGAACGAGGCCGCCGCCTCATGA
- a CDS encoding prepilin-type N-terminal cleavage/methylation domain-containing protein, which yields MTALRYVNPPHVSYRSPRKGFTLLEVLLAIALSTVLLALLASGINIYLIRVDASRSTVEQAQLARGVLKAISDDLRNVAVVYEQDTTSAEAVAQAQALFDVDEADADVSQDDLESMAGDAGDAVSERAYVGIAGDSVSVQADINRVRPAFSFLAESPEQPLLMSYESPGINTVRYYLTAEGLVREELPRDRRLFEEQQGRDEAWQLNRRVLAAEATELLIRYHDGEQSVDQWDIDEREGVLPVAVQITIGLNSTAEAETEQDAQQAEVTYYTLTIPMPPPLEEAETDEADATGTTSTGGGS from the coding sequence ATGACAGCTCTCCGCTATGTTAATCCCCCCCATGTTTCCTACCGCAGTCCCCGCAAGGGATTCACGCTGCTCGAGGTGCTGCTGGCGATCGCGCTGTCGACCGTCCTGCTGGCGCTGCTGGCCAGTGGGATCAACATCTACCTGATCCGCGTCGACGCCAGCCGCAGCACGGTGGAGCAGGCGCAGCTCGCTCGCGGGGTGCTGAAGGCAATCTCGGACGACCTGCGGAACGTGGCGGTCGTCTACGAGCAGGACACCACCAGCGCCGAGGCAGTCGCCCAGGCGCAGGCGTTGTTCGATGTCGACGAGGCCGACGCAGATGTCAGCCAGGACGACCTGGAATCGATGGCCGGCGACGCCGGCGACGCGGTGTCCGAGCGCGCGTACGTCGGGATCGCGGGGGACTCGGTCTCGGTGCAGGCCGACATCAACCGCGTCCGGCCGGCGTTCTCGTTCCTGGCCGAATCGCCCGAGCAGCCGCTGCTGATGAGCTACGAGTCGCCCGGCATCAACACGGTGCGTTACTACCTCACCGCCGAGGGCCTGGTCCGCGAAGAACTGCCGCGCGACCGACGACTCTTCGAGGAGCAGCAGGGTCGTGATGAAGCGTGGCAGCTCAACCGGCGGGTGTTGGCGGCCGAGGCGACCGAGCTGCTCATCCGCTACCACGACGGCGAGCAGAGTGTCGACCAGTGGGACATCGACGAGCGCGAGGGCGTCCTGCCGGTCGCCGTGCAGATCACCATCGGGCTCAACTCGACCGCCGAAGCCGAAACCGAACAAGACGCGCAGCAGGCTGAGGTCACCTACTACACGCTTACGATCCCAATGCCGCCGCCGCTCGAGGAGGCAGAGACCGACGAAGCCGACGCCACAGGGACAACCAGCACAGGGGGTGGGTCGTGA
- a CDS encoding type II secretion system minor pseudopilin — protein sequence MSGPILTDGRRGSVLLVVLVVVALMTIGGMAYFDWSFIEHRAAQAYARQIQSRALADSGIVMVETLLLEEPLVLEQQGGLYQNPSLFQGVVISDSDAAALRARVSIVAPLMDYGEYIGYRFGLENESARLNLNTLLLADDYAENGARLQLMALPGMTESIADAILDWLDEDDDIRDLGAESQYYSSLDEPYEPINGPLESIDQLLMVRDVSVDLLYGLDSDRNGVVSPAESMRVLPGEIDNSTGQMNRGWAAYFTLYSAEALLTPEGEAKIDVNMEDLEELHSLLEAALGVEQANFIVAYRQGGAADADANNNAISAAGVSIDFQQPGSETITSLLSLVGVDVEFSDNGAPAVLRSPFPESAGSYGSFLPDLLDNLTVSSSETMVGRLNVNQAPRALLNSIPNMPVEAVEQIIAARTPEVTPDRPERRHAEWIMMDGIVDLETMKQLAPLLTGGGDVYRVQSIGFFDEEGPSTRIEAVIDDTGPTPKLLSRLDLTPLGAGYSAAELGATDPTAAGDSPAP from the coding sequence GTGAGCGGTCCAATCCTCACCGACGGGCGGCGTGGCAGCGTTCTGCTGGTGGTGCTGGTGGTCGTTGCGCTGATGACGATCGGCGGCATGGCGTACTTCGACTGGTCGTTCATCGAGCACCGCGCCGCTCAGGCCTACGCCCGGCAGATCCAGTCGCGTGCATTGGCCGACTCGGGAATTGTGATGGTCGAGACGCTGCTGCTAGAAGAGCCGTTGGTACTCGAGCAGCAGGGGGGCCTCTATCAGAACCCTTCGCTGTTCCAGGGGGTGGTGATTTCCGACTCCGACGCCGCGGCCCTGCGGGCGCGGGTCAGCATCGTGGCGCCGCTGATGGACTACGGCGAGTACATCGGCTACCGGTTCGGGCTGGAGAACGAGTCGGCCCGGCTGAACCTCAACACGCTGCTGCTGGCGGACGACTACGCCGAGAACGGCGCCCGGCTCCAGCTGATGGCCCTGCCCGGCATGACCGAGTCGATCGCGGACGCGATCCTCGACTGGCTCGATGAGGATGACGATATCCGTGACCTCGGCGCCGAGTCGCAGTACTACTCATCACTCGACGAGCCGTACGAGCCGATTAACGGGCCGCTGGAATCGATCGACCAGCTGCTGATGGTGCGGGACGTTTCGGTCGACCTCCTGTACGGGCTCGACAGCGATCGCAACGGGGTGGTGTCGCCGGCGGAGTCGATGCGGGTGCTGCCCGGTGAGATCGACAACTCGACCGGGCAGATGAACCGGGGCTGGGCGGCGTACTTCACGCTGTACAGCGCCGAGGCGTTGCTCACCCCCGAGGGAGAAGCAAAGATCGACGTCAACATGGAGGACCTAGAGGAGCTGCACTCGCTGCTCGAGGCCGCGCTCGGGGTCGAGCAGGCCAACTTTATCGTGGCGTACCGGCAGGGCGGCGCCGCGGACGCGGACGCGAACAACAACGCGATCTCGGCCGCTGGGGTATCGATCGACTTCCAGCAGCCGGGCTCGGAGACCATCACCAGCCTGCTGTCGCTGGTGGGTGTCGACGTCGAGTTCTCTGACAATGGGGCCCCCGCGGTGCTGAGGTCTCCGTTCCCAGAGAGCGCGGGCTCGTACGGGTCCTTTCTGCCGGACCTGTTAGACAACCTGACGGTCAGTTCGTCCGAGACGATGGTTGGCCGGCTGAACGTCAACCAGGCCCCGCGGGCACTGCTCAATTCAATCCCGAACATGCCGGTCGAGGCGGTGGAACAGATCATCGCCGCCCGCACGCCTGAGGTGACGCCCGACCGGCCCGAGCGGCGGCACGCCGAGTGGATCATGATGGACGGCATCGTCGACCTCGAGACCATGAAGCAGCTCGCCCCGCTGCTGACCGGCGGGGGGGACGTCTACCGGGTGCAGTCGATCGGGTTCTTCGACGAAGAGGGACCGTCAACCAGGATCGAGGCCGTCATCGATGACACCGGCCCCACGCCGAAGCTGCTCTCCCGGCTCGACCTGACCCCCCTCGGGGCAGGCTATTCCGCGGCGGAGCTGGGGGCGACCGACCCGACCGCGGCCGGCGATTCGCCTGCCCCGTGA
- a CDS encoding secretin N-terminal domain-containing protein, whose amino-acid sequence MTHYSPVQGFASRLLLGFALSGVAFYATPPHATAQTPYPAASQAQRQFQLQHRDADDLLPQLKSILGGGAEILAASGGKAIVVRGDESAIALAQQVLGKLDRAPAGGPPEFHSYNVPQEMQAAVQQWQQQFRGAVGERAAWDPRTGQLIVLASQSTHQNVKAMLTAGQPAGPASVRLSGLTPDALHARIQDLVNQPLPATWDASRTWLSFPIRLGSTGGVNLQVNSSTGEVLLSGQPQQVAAWTRVIQAMDARGAGGGVEVVASEGARLPAVRRALSAIEQSSGQRPIPGQFAAAQVTDDQRDESFDEQETPLPGRATREQAETLRAVVESQQAGALLGPVQVEFIEGLDIIVLRGNDQDVQRVLQIIDQIERLSEVTVPAIEVLALEHVDGESMTRLLNRVYQQVLGPRTGGVSVTTLGKPNELLLIGRAENVKMAIDLVKRLDKPADPTSQFVVFQLKNAAANDAKTLVDQYLGAEEQQNNQATDDTGALLDPKALVIADSRSNSLIVRAAPRDMKEIAALLERIDTSEVASVDEVRVFKLRNARADELATILQESIAGAQAATGEDATGRAAGLRFVTIDADTQQRLDSGILTNVRVAPDVRANSLIITAPADSMPLIAALIRQLDGTPDAEAELKVFTIKNGDAEALVEMLRSLFTTEDDDPASGGLKAGTSSLVPLQFSVDARTNSIIAAGSADDLAIVEAVLIRLDGSDDRARRIEVYRLNNAPAEDVASAINDWLQNKRDIEEAAELPAGPFEQIDREVIVVPELVSNSLIISATDEYFTKLEELIRKLDERPPMVMIQVLIAEVKLNDTDEFGVELGLQDSLLFDRSLVGEINSITNTTQTTTGGGATTITETDQIVLNAPLTPGFNFNDVQNPLGNNGSTSALATAGKVAAQSLSSFGVGRVNSELGFGGFVFSASSNSVNMLLRALQENRRLEVLSRPQIMALDNQQGTVSVGSRVPTIQGVSFTEFGQQQNQITYEDVGIILEVTPRISPDNQVVMQVYAEKSQLGPEAEGIPVFAAPGGAVVRAPVINQTVARTVVTAGTGQTVVLSGLLTKQTSDVHRRVPLLSDIPLLGDLFRYDGVSQQRTELLIIMTPRIVRNEVDADMIKQVESARMSWVMCDVVNMHGPSGLKGRTDDWNSWETQEVYPTEVPCDENGAPIYQEGPVQPAPYDLGSHTEPTADTNITPAGFTPGGGPGVETAVGHAPARRLPPVK is encoded by the coding sequence ATGACCCACTACTCGCCAGTGCAAGGCTTCGCGTCGCGGCTTCTCTTGGGGTTCGCCCTCTCCGGCGTTGCGTTTTACGCGACGCCCCCGCACGCGACTGCTCAAACACCGTACCCGGCCGCGAGCCAGGCCCAGCGACAGTTCCAGCTGCAGCACCGCGACGCGGACGATCTGCTGCCGCAGCTCAAGTCGATCCTCGGCGGCGGCGCCGAGATCCTCGCCGCGTCGGGCGGCAAGGCGATCGTGGTCCGCGGGGACGAGTCGGCGATCGCACTCGCTCAGCAGGTCCTCGGCAAACTCGACCGCGCGCCGGCTGGCGGACCTCCTGAGTTTCACTCGTACAATGTGCCGCAAGAAATGCAGGCCGCCGTCCAGCAGTGGCAGCAGCAGTTCCGCGGCGCCGTGGGCGAACGGGCCGCGTGGGACCCTAGGACCGGTCAGCTGATCGTGCTGGCGAGCCAATCTACCCACCAGAACGTCAAGGCGATGCTCACCGCCGGCCAACCGGCAGGCCCCGCCTCGGTGCGGCTGTCGGGCCTGACGCCCGACGCGCTGCACGCCCGCATCCAGGACCTGGTAAATCAGCCGCTGCCCGCCACATGGGACGCGTCGCGGACCTGGCTCAGCTTCCCAATCCGTCTTGGTTCGACCGGCGGGGTGAACCTGCAGGTCAACTCGTCGACCGGCGAGGTCCTCCTCAGCGGCCAGCCCCAGCAGGTCGCGGCCTGGACCCGCGTGATCCAGGCGATGGACGCCCGCGGCGCCGGCGGTGGCGTCGAAGTTGTCGCCAGCGAGGGCGCCCGGCTGCCGGCCGTCCGTCGCGCGTTGTCGGCCATCGAGCAGTCCTCCGGTCAGCGACCGATCCCCGGACAGTTCGCCGCCGCTCAGGTCACCGACGACCAGCGTGACGAATCGTTCGACGAACAAGAAACTCCCCTCCCTGGCCGCGCCACCCGCGAACAGGCCGAGACCCTCCGCGCCGTGGTCGAGTCGCAGCAGGCGGGCGCCCTCCTGGGCCCGGTGCAGGTCGAGTTCATTGAGGGGCTCGACATCATCGTGCTCCGCGGCAACGACCAAGACGTGCAGCGGGTGCTGCAGATCATCGATCAGATTGAGCGGCTGAGCGAGGTCACCGTGCCGGCGATCGAGGTGCTCGCCCTCGAGCACGTCGACGGCGAGTCGATGACCCGTCTCTTGAACCGCGTGTACCAGCAGGTGCTCGGTCCGCGGACCGGCGGCGTGAGCGTCACGACGCTGGGCAAGCCGAATGAGCTGCTGCTGATCGGCCGGGCCGAGAACGTCAAGATGGCGATCGACCTGGTGAAGCGGCTCGACAAGCCGGCGGACCCGACGTCGCAGTTCGTGGTGTTCCAGCTGAAGAACGCCGCCGCCAACGACGCCAAAACGCTGGTCGACCAGTACCTCGGAGCCGAGGAGCAGCAGAACAACCAGGCAACCGACGATACCGGAGCCCTGCTCGACCCCAAGGCGTTGGTGATCGCCGACTCCCGCAGCAACTCGCTGATCGTGCGGGCGGCCCCGCGGGATATGAAGGAGATCGCGGCGCTGCTCGAGCGGATCGACACATCGGAGGTCGCCTCGGTGGACGAGGTCCGCGTGTTCAAGCTCCGCAACGCCCGGGCGGACGAGCTGGCGACCATACTGCAGGAGTCGATCGCCGGGGCGCAGGCCGCCACCGGCGAAGACGCTACCGGCCGCGCGGCCGGGCTGCGGTTCGTCACGATCGACGCCGACACCCAGCAGCGGCTCGACTCGGGCATCCTGACCAACGTCCGCGTCGCGCCGGACGTGCGGGCCAACTCGCTGATCATCACGGCGCCGGCCGACAGCATGCCGCTGATCGCCGCGCTGATCCGTCAGCTCGACGGCACGCCAGACGCCGAGGCCGAGCTGAAGGTCTTCACCATCAAGAACGGCGACGCCGAGGCGCTCGTCGAGATGCTGCGGTCGCTGTTCACCACCGAGGACGACGACCCTGCCTCCGGCGGGTTGAAGGCGGGGACCAGCTCGCTGGTGCCGCTGCAGTTCTCGGTTGACGCCCGCACCAACAGCATCATCGCGGCCGGCTCGGCCGACGATCTGGCGATTGTCGAGGCGGTGCTGATCCGCCTGGACGGCAGCGACGACCGCGCCCGGCGGATCGAGGTCTACCGGCTGAACAACGCCCCGGCGGAGGACGTCGCGTCGGCCATCAACGACTGGCTGCAGAACAAGCGGGACATCGAAGAGGCCGCCGAGCTGCCGGCCGGCCCCTTCGAGCAGATCGACCGCGAGGTGATCGTCGTGCCGGAGCTGGTCAGCAACAGCCTGATCATCAGCGCCACCGACGAGTACTTCACCAAGCTCGAGGAGCTGATCCGCAAACTCGACGAGCGGCCGCCGATGGTGATGATCCAGGTGCTGATTGCCGAGGTCAAGCTCAACGACACCGACGAGTTCGGCGTCGAGCTCGGCCTGCAGGATTCGCTGCTGTTCGACCGCTCGCTGGTTGGCGAGATCAACTCGATCACAAACACCACCCAGACCACAACCGGCGGCGGCGCCACCACCATTACCGAGACCGACCAGATCGTGCTCAACGCGCCGCTGACCCCGGGCTTCAACTTCAACGACGTCCAGAACCCGCTCGGCAATAACGGCAGCACCTCGGCGCTCGCCACCGCCGGCAAGGTGGCGGCCCAGAGCCTGTCCAGCTTCGGCGTCGGCCGCGTGAACAGCGAGCTCGGCTTTGGCGGCTTCGTGTTCTCCGCCAGCAGCAACAGCGTCAATATGCTGCTGCGGGCATTGCAGGAGAACCGCCGACTCGAGGTGCTCAGCCGCCCGCAGATCATGGCCCTCGACAACCAACAGGGCACCGTGAGTGTTGGCTCGCGGGTGCCGACAATCCAGGGAGTGTCGTTCACGGAGTTCGGCCAGCAGCAGAACCAGATCACCTACGAGGACGTCGGCATCATCCTTGAAGTGACGCCGCGGATCAGCCCCGACAACCAGGTCGTGATGCAAGTGTACGCCGAGAAGTCGCAGCTCGGCCCCGAGGCCGAGGGCATCCCGGTCTTCGCGGCGCCGGGCGGCGCCGTGGTGCGGGCGCCGGTCATCAATCAGACGGTCGCCCGGACCGTGGTCACCGCGGGCACTGGCCAGACGGTGGTGCTGAGCGGCCTGCTGACCAAGCAGACCTCGGACGTGCACCGCCGCGTGCCGCTGCTTTCGGACATCCCACTCCTGGGCGACCTGTTCCGCTACGACGGCGTGTCGCAGCAACGGACCGAGCTGCTAATCATCATGACCCCGCGGATCGTCCGCAATGAGGTCGACGCCGACATGATCAAGCAGGTGGAATCGGCCCGTATGAGCTGGGTGATGTGCGATGTCGTGAACATGCACGGCCCGTCCGGTCTGAAGGGCCGCACCGACGACTGGAACAGCTGGGAGACCCAAGAGGTCTACCCGACGGAGGTCCCGTGCGACGAGAACGGCGCCCCCATCTATCAAGAGGGCCCGGTGCAGCCGGCGCCCTACGACCTGGGGTCGCACACGGAGCCGACCGCCGATACGAACATTACGCCGGCCGGGTTCACGCCCGGAGGGGGACCCGGCGTTGAAACTGCAGTAGGCCACGCACCCGCGCGTCGCCTGCCCCCGGTGAAGTAG